In Candidatus Sedimenticola sp. (ex Thyasira tokunagai), the following proteins share a genomic window:
- a CDS encoding restriction endonuclease subunit S, whose product MLTKLGSLQSRTLDKGTLIISNSGATLGVAKILGIKCCANDGVAAIINQRIGNKEFLVQFINTKTKELHDEVATGNGQPNLNTDLIRIIPTPYPPEKEQTAIANALSDVDALITSLENLITKKRAIKTAAMQQLLTGKMRLPPFDKTHTGYKQTELGEIPEDWEWKLLPELVISGGNAIKIGPFGSALKKEYLTKDGYKVYGQENVYDKDMVVGDRFIDHEHYSQLVSCSIKPGDFLISMMGTVGKCFIVPKVMQEGIMDSHLLRLRIDRNKLDKKLLIQFFQSPLVLRQIKQLSVGGIMEGLSSKIIKSIAVPVGSIEEQKKIAQALESVDTEVDAIAQRLTKTRQLKQGMMQELLTGKTRLV is encoded by the coding sequence ATGCTAACCAAGCTAGGATCTTTGCAAAGTAGAACATTAGACAAAGGAACATTAATCATTTCGAATAGTGGGGCAACTTTAGGGGTTGCCAAGATCTTAGGAATTAAATGTTGCGCTAATGATGGTGTGGCCGCGATCATAAATCAACGCATAGGTAATAAAGAGTTTTTAGTTCAATTTATTAACACGAAAACCAAAGAGCTACATGATGAAGTGGCAACGGGGAATGGTCAGCCGAACTTAAATACTGATCTAATAAGGATTATCCCAACACCGTATCCACCTGAAAAAGAACAAACCGCCATCGCCAACGCACTCTCCGATGTCGATGCCCTAATCACCTCACTGGAAAATCTCATCACCAAAAAGCGCGCCATCAAAACCGCCGCCATGCAGCAACTGCTGACCGGAAAAATGCGCCTGCCACCGTTTGATAAAACCCACACCGGTTACAAACAGACCGAACTGGGTGAGATTCCGGAGGATTGGGAATGGAAGCTGTTGCCTGAATTAGTGATTAGCGGAGGAAACGCAATCAAAATAGGTCCTTTTGGTAGCGCGTTAAAAAAAGAATATTTAACCAAAGATGGCTATAAAGTATATGGGCAAGAAAATGTATACGACAAAGACATGGTGGTTGGAGATAGATTTATTGACCACGAGCATTATTCGCAGTTGGTGTCGTGCAGCATTAAACCAGGTGATTTTCTGATTTCAATGATGGGAACTGTAGGGAAATGCTTTATTGTGCCGAAGGTGATGCAAGAAGGCATCATGGATAGTCATCTTTTGAGGCTGAGAATAGATAGAAATAAATTGGATAAGAAATTGTTAATCCAGTTTTTTCAAAGCCCACTTGTATTAAGGCAAATTAAACAGTTGTCAGTTGGTGGAATAATGGAAGGGCTAAGTTCAAAAATAATTAAAAGCATAGCTGTTCCAGTTGGGAGTATTGAAGAACAGAAAAAGATTGCACAAGCTCTAGAATCTGTAGACACAGAGGTTGATGCAATAGCCCAGCGCCTAACCAAAACCCGACAACTCAAACAAGGCATGATGCAGGAACTGTTGACCGGAAAAACGAGGCTGGTATGA
- a CDS encoding HsdR family type I site-specific deoxyribonuclease, protein MSQVGQLERTTQNRVVALFQKQLGYGYYGDWQERADNSNIEKSYLRDWLIRQGVDETMANKAIRKFKRAAAVGDGKKLYHANQAIYSDLRYGVKVPQGQGKQDKTVWLIDWATPLNNDFAIAEEVTVRGDNTKRPDVVLYVNGIALGVIELKRASVGVDEGIQQNLDNQKKAFIRDFFTTMQLVMAGNDSQGLRYGTIETPAKHYYHWKEENPAYNPAVDDRRRKYLSADDIESVDELLDFEIIQLCNKRRLLEIIHNFIVFDAGIKKLCRHNQYFGVKAAQQRVRDEEGGIIWHTQGSGKSLTMVWLAKWIRENVEDARVLVVTDRTELDEQIEGVYQGVDEAIYRTSSGSDLVATLNEPKPWLLCSLVHKFGKRGEKDDEQATDDYIAELMKQLPSDFRARGNLFVFVDECHRTQSGKLHKAMTAILPEALFIGFTGTPLLKRDKQKSIEVFGRFIHTYKFNEAVNDKVVLDLQYEARDIDQYITSPKKIDEWFEVNTAGLTDMAKVQLKQRWGTMQKVLSSKDRLEMIVNDIWMDMKKRPRLMSGRGNAMLVCASIYQACKVYELFTRTELKGRCAIVTSYLPSPADIKGEETGEGYTEKLHQYEIYQQMLADYFEVPREEAINRAEEFEKKVKQQFKKEPGQMRLLIVVDKLLTGFDAPSATYLYIDKKMQDHGLFQAICRVNRLDGDDKEYGYIVDYKDLFHSLETSINDYTSGAFDTYDAEDVHGLLSNRLDKSREKLEEARETVKGLCEPVLEPRELIDYIRYFCGDVASSEDLKLNEAKRVALYKDVAALVRAYANIANEITAAGYSAEEAQVIKAEVEHFSKMRQEIKLVSKDEVNMKQYEPAMRRLLDTYIRAEDSETVVDFEELGLVELIIAKAAQYPGKTKDVKVPEAMAETIENNIRKVIIDGQPINPKYYEKMSELLGTLIEQRREEAISYEAYLKGVKKLAQDLTNPIGTVTYPDSMDTRGKQSLYDNLDHNEELVTRIDYAIRHTKKAAKRVFDFVMQNGTSKSPFCTQSSTAY, encoded by the coding sequence ATGAGCCAGGTAGGCCAGCTTGAGCGTACCACGCAAAACCGCGTGGTCGCGCTGTTCCAGAAGCAACTGGGGTACGGCTACTACGGCGATTGGCAGGAGCGTGCCGATAATTCGAACATCGAAAAGAGCTACCTGCGCGACTGGCTGATCCGGCAAGGGGTGGACGAAACAATGGCCAACAAGGCCATTCGCAAGTTCAAACGCGCTGCCGCAGTGGGCGACGGCAAGAAGCTCTACCACGCCAACCAGGCGATCTACAGCGACCTGCGCTACGGCGTGAAGGTGCCCCAGGGTCAGGGCAAACAGGACAAGACGGTCTGGCTCATCGACTGGGCGACCCCTCTCAATAACGACTTCGCCATTGCCGAGGAGGTGACGGTCAGGGGCGACAACACCAAGCGCCCCGATGTGGTGCTCTACGTCAACGGTATCGCCCTCGGGGTGATCGAACTGAAGCGCGCCAGCGTCGGCGTGGACGAGGGGATACAGCAGAATCTCGATAACCAGAAGAAGGCCTTCATCCGCGACTTCTTCACCACCATGCAGTTGGTGATGGCGGGCAATGACTCCCAGGGGCTGCGTTACGGCACCATCGAGACACCCGCCAAGCACTATTACCACTGGAAGGAGGAGAACCCCGCCTATAACCCCGCTGTGGATGATCGGCGCAGGAAATACCTCTCCGCCGACGATATCGAGTCGGTCGATGAGCTGCTCGACTTCGAGATTATCCAGCTCTGCAACAAGAGGCGCTTGCTGGAGATCATCCACAACTTCATCGTCTTCGACGCGGGGATAAAGAAGCTCTGTCGTCATAACCAGTACTTCGGCGTCAAGGCGGCACAACAGCGCGTTCGCGACGAAGAGGGCGGCATCATCTGGCACACCCAGGGCTCGGGCAAGAGCCTGACCATGGTCTGGCTGGCGAAGTGGATACGCGAGAATGTGGAGGATGCCCGCGTGCTGGTGGTGACCGACCGCACCGAGCTGGACGAGCAGATCGAGGGGGTCTACCAGGGCGTCGATGAGGCGATCTACCGCACCAGCAGCGGCAGCGATCTGGTCGCCACCCTCAACGAGCCGAAGCCGTGGCTGTTGTGCTCGCTGGTCCACAAGTTCGGCAAACGTGGCGAAAAGGACGATGAGCAGGCGACCGATGACTACATCGCGGAGTTGATGAAACAGCTGCCGAGTGACTTCAGGGCCAGGGGAAACCTGTTTGTCTTTGTCGATGAGTGTCACCGCACCCAGTCGGGCAAGCTGCACAAGGCGATGACCGCGATCCTGCCCGAGGCGCTCTTTATCGGCTTTACCGGCACCCCACTGTTGAAGAGGGACAAGCAGAAGAGCATCGAGGTCTTCGGTCGATTCATCCACACCTACAAGTTCAACGAGGCGGTGAACGACAAGGTGGTGCTCGACCTGCAGTACGAGGCGCGGGATATCGACCAGTACATCACCTCACCGAAAAAGATCGACGAGTGGTTCGAGGTGAATACCGCCGGACTCACCGACATGGCCAAGGTGCAGTTGAAACAGCGCTGGGGCACCATGCAGAAGGTGCTCTCCAGCAAAGACCGTCTGGAGATGATCGTCAACGACATCTGGATGGACATGAAAAAACGGCCGCGCCTGATGAGCGGTCGCGGCAACGCCATGCTGGTCTGCGCCAGTATCTATCAGGCGTGCAAGGTCTATGAGCTGTTCACCAGGACCGAACTGAAGGGCAGGTGTGCCATCGTCACCAGCTACCTGCCGTCACCCGCCGACATCAAGGGCGAGGAGACCGGCGAGGGCTATACCGAAAAGCTGCACCAATACGAGATCTACCAGCAGATGCTGGCCGACTACTTTGAGGTGCCCAGGGAGGAGGCGATTAACCGGGCCGAGGAGTTCGAGAAAAAGGTAAAGCAGCAGTTCAAGAAAGAGCCGGGGCAGATGCGCCTGCTGATCGTGGTCGACAAGCTGCTGACCGGTTTCGACGCACCCTCGGCCACCTACCTCTATATCGACAAAAAGATGCAGGACCACGGCCTGTTTCAGGCGATCTGTCGCGTCAACCGGCTGGATGGTGATGACAAGGAGTACGGCTACATCGTCGATTACAAGGACCTGTTCCATAGCCTGGAGACCTCCATCAACGACTACACCAGCGGCGCATTCGATACCTACGATGCGGAGGATGTGCACGGCCTGCTGAGCAACCGGCTGGATAAAAGCCGGGAAAAGCTGGAAGAGGCCCGAGAGACGGTGAAGGGCCTCTGCGAACCGGTGCTGGAGCCGAGGGAACTCATTGACTACATCCGCTACTTTTGTGGCGATGTGGCCAGCAGCGAAGACCTCAAGCTGAATGAAGCCAAGCGGGTCGCGCTCTATAAGGACGTGGCCGCCCTGGTACGCGCCTATGCCAACATCGCTAACGAAATAACGGCCGCCGGTTACAGCGCCGAAGAGGCGCAGGTGATCAAAGCCGAGGTAGAACACTTCAGCAAGATGCGACAAGAGATCAAGCTGGTATCAAAGGATGAAGTGAATATGAAGCAGTACGAACCGGCGATGCGCCGCCTGCTCGATACCTACATCCGTGCCGAAGATAGCGAGACTGTGGTCGATTTCGAAGAGCTGGGGCTGGTTGAATTGATCATTGCCAAGGCTGCGCAGTACCCAGGTAAGACTAAGGACGTCAAGGTGCCCGAGGCGATGGCCGAGACGATCGAGAACAATATCCGCAAGGTGATCATTGATGGGCAGCCGATCAATCCTAAATACTATGAAAAGATGTCCGAGCTGTTGGGGACGCTGATCGAGCAGCGCCGCGAGGAGGCTATCAGCTACGAGGCCTACCTGAAAGGGGTCAAGAAGCTGGCGCAAGATCTCACCAATCCGATAGGCACGGTGACCTACCCTGACAGCATGGATACCCGTGGCAAGCAGTCGCTCTACGACAACCTGGATCACAACGAGGAGCTGGTAACGCGCATTGATTACGCGATCCGTCACACCAAGAAAGCAGCTAAGCGAGTCTTCGATTTCGTGATGCAAAACGGGACATCCAAGTCCCCCTTTTGCACTCAATCTTCGACAGCCTATTAG
- a CDS encoding type I restriction-modification system subunit M, whose amino-acid sequence MAIKKTELYSSLWAGCDELRGGMDASQYKDYVLTFLFLKYVSDKFLHGARAKVVCPDGCTFPDIVKLKGDKEVGERLNMVLEGIAKENELPWLANKDNDFNDEERLGKGKEMVDRLSKLIGIFEGLDFVSNKAQDDDLLGDAYEYLMRNFATESGKSKGQFYTPAEVSRILAKVVGITKATTQDKTVYDPTCGSGSLLLKAADEAANGLSIYGQEKDVATTALCRMNMILHDNADAEIAPGGHSTLAEPEYKEANSALKSFDFAVANPPFSFKAWSSGVNRDDSGADIYRRFEYGEPPEKNGDYAFLLHILKSLKSNGKAAVILPHGVLFRGNAEADIRRNLIKQGYIKGIIGLPANLFYGTGIPACIIVIDKAGAKARLNGKKGGIFMIDAGKGFMKDGPKNRLRSQDIHKIVDVFNNQITQGGYSRMVRFSEIAANDYNLNIPRYIDSSSPEDLHDLSAHLKGGIPNADIEALDDYWLVFPELRHSLFKHKRKGYSRALVTASEVKATILEHEEFKSFAKRSLTRFNRWKKKVQLQDINQGDHPKEVIHRISEALLKAYTNAPLLDRYDMYQIIMDYWAEVMQDDVYFITQDGWPAANALRELVVKKGEKLKEIPDLIINKAKYKAELIPPALIVQRFFADKQSALDALQATLDTATQELEAYIEEHAVEGGLLEEALTDSGKVNKGSVTARLKQATDADEIAAHKQVKKRIDAEANHKKQLKAAQEVLDKKVFLQYPKLTEADNKALIVEAKWLATLQGNIVAEIERVTQQLANRVKTLEERYDAPLPELTAEVATLSAKVDEHFRKMGLVW is encoded by the coding sequence ATGGCCATTAAAAAGACCGAACTCTACTCCTCCCTCTGGGCCGGCTGCGACGAGCTGCGTGGCGGCATGGACGCCTCCCAGTACAAGGACTACGTCCTCACTTTCCTCTTCCTCAAGTACGTCTCCGATAAATTCCTCCACGGCGCCAGGGCGAAGGTCGTCTGCCCCGACGGCTGCACCTTCCCCGACATCGTCAAACTCAAGGGCGACAAAGAGGTGGGCGAAAGGCTCAACATGGTGCTGGAGGGGATCGCCAAAGAGAACGAGCTGCCCTGGCTCGCCAACAAGGACAACGACTTCAACGACGAAGAGCGCCTCGGCAAGGGCAAGGAGATGGTCGACCGCCTCTCCAAACTCATCGGCATCTTCGAGGGGCTCGATTTTGTCAGCAACAAGGCCCAGGACGACGATCTACTGGGCGACGCCTACGAATACCTGATGCGCAACTTCGCCACCGAGTCGGGCAAGAGCAAGGGCCAGTTCTACACCCCGGCGGAGGTCTCGCGCATCCTCGCCAAGGTGGTCGGTATTACCAAAGCAACCACCCAGGACAAAACCGTCTACGACCCCACCTGCGGTTCCGGCTCGCTGTTGCTGAAAGCGGCAGACGAAGCGGCCAACGGCCTCAGCATCTACGGGCAGGAGAAGGATGTCGCCACCACCGCGCTCTGCCGCATGAACATGATCCTGCACGACAACGCCGATGCCGAGATCGCCCCCGGCGGCCACAGCACCCTGGCCGAGCCCGAGTACAAGGAGGCCAACAGCGCCCTCAAGAGCTTCGACTTTGCCGTCGCCAATCCCCCCTTCTCCTTCAAGGCGTGGTCATCGGGTGTGAATCGTGATGATAGCGGCGCCGACATCTACCGCCGCTTTGAATACGGTGAACCGCCCGAGAAGAACGGCGACTACGCCTTCCTGCTGCACATCCTCAAATCGCTCAAAAGCAACGGTAAGGCGGCCGTCATCCTGCCCCACGGCGTGCTGTTCCGTGGCAATGCTGAGGCCGACATCCGCCGCAACCTGATCAAACAGGGCTACATCAAGGGCATCATCGGCCTGCCCGCCAACCTCTTCTATGGCACCGGCATCCCCGCCTGCATCATCGTCATCGACAAGGCAGGGGCCAAAGCCCGCCTGAACGGCAAAAAGGGAGGCATCTTCATGATCGACGCCGGCAAGGGCTTCATGAAAGACGGCCCCAAAAACCGCCTGCGCAGTCAAGACATCCATAAAATCGTCGACGTCTTCAACAACCAGATCACCCAGGGCGGCTACAGCCGCATGGTCCGCTTCAGCGAGATCGCGGCCAACGACTACAACCTCAACATCCCCCGCTATATCGACAGCTCCAGCCCTGAAGACCTGCACGATCTCAGCGCCCACCTGAAAGGCGGCATCCCCAATGCCGATATCGAGGCGCTGGACGACTACTGGCTGGTATTCCCTGAACTGCGCCACAGCCTGTTTAAACATAAACGCAAGGGCTATAGCCGGGCGCTGGTTACCGCCTCAGAGGTCAAGGCCACCATCCTCGAACACGAAGAGTTCAAGTCCTTCGCCAAAAGAAGCCTGACGCGATTCAATCGTTGGAAGAAAAAGGTCCAGTTGCAGGATATAAATCAGGGCGACCACCCCAAAGAGGTGATCCACCGAATCTCTGAGGCACTACTAAAGGCCTATACCAATGCCCCCCTACTGGACCGGTACGACATGTACCAGATCATCATGGACTACTGGGCCGAGGTGATGCAGGACGACGTCTACTTCATCACCCAGGATGGCTGGCCCGCCGCCAACGCCCTGCGTGAGCTGGTGGTGAAAAAGGGCGAGAAGCTCAAGGAGATACCCGACCTCATCATCAACAAGGCCAAATACAAGGCCGAGCTGATCCCCCCCGCTCTCATCGTGCAGCGCTTTTTTGCCGACAAGCAAAGTGCGCTCGATGCCCTGCAGGCCACGTTAGATACCGCTACCCAGGAGCTGGAGGCCTACATCGAAGAGCATGCCGTCGAGGGCGGCCTGCTGGAAGAGGCGCTAACCGACAGCGGCAAGGTCAACAAGGGCAGCGTTACCGCCCGGCTGAAACAGGCCACCGATGCCGACGAGATCGCCGCCCACAAACAGGTGAAAAAACGGATCGACGCCGAGGCGAACCACAAAAAGCAGCTAAAGGCCGCACAGGAGGTGTTGGATAAAAAGGTCTTCCTGCAATACCCCAAACTCACCGAGGCCGATAACAAAGCCCTCATCGTCGAGGCCAAATGGCTGGCAACCCTGCAAGGCAATATTGTCGCCGAGATCGAGCGGGTCACCCAGCAACTCGCCAACCGGGTGAAGACCCTGGAAGAGCGTTATGACGCGCCACTGCCGGAACTGACCGCAGAAGTGGCAACGCTTAGTGCCAAAGTCGATGAGCATTTTCGGAAGATGGGGTTGGTGTGGTGA
- a CDS encoding DnaJ C-terminal domain-containing protein yields MEYKDYYKIMGLKRDASQDDIKRAHRKLARKYHPDVSKEPDAEAKFKEAGEAYEVLKDPEKRAAYDRLGDNMKAGQEFHPPPNWDSGFEFRGGGFTKEDMGGFSDFFEELFGRQGQGDHTAYSTQLNARGQDHHAKVTVELEATFLDSTRSISLQSPALDAHGQMRLTSRTLNVKIPKGIKEGQQIRLAGQGAPGMGQGVKGDLYLEIHFKPHPIYRAEGSDLHMQLPVAPWEAALGATIKAPTPEGKVDLKIPAGSNSGNKLRLKGRGIPGNPAGDIYVTLSVVAPPANSEQAKALYREMAKKLSFNPRVEMGV; encoded by the coding sequence GTGGAATATAAAGATTATTACAAAATCATGGGCCTGAAGCGTGATGCCTCTCAGGATGATATTAAACGCGCTCACCGTAAGCTGGCGCGGAAATACCATCCCGATGTCAGTAAAGAACCTGACGCCGAAGCAAAGTTTAAAGAGGCCGGCGAGGCCTATGAGGTGCTAAAAGACCCGGAAAAACGTGCTGCCTATGATCGCCTCGGTGACAACATGAAGGCTGGGCAGGAGTTTCACCCGCCGCCTAATTGGGATTCAGGCTTTGAGTTTCGCGGTGGTGGTTTTACCAAGGAGGATATGGGCGGCTTTAGTGACTTCTTTGAAGAGCTGTTTGGCCGTCAGGGGCAGGGTGATCATACGGCCTATAGCACTCAACTCAACGCCCGTGGTCAAGACCATCACGCCAAGGTGACGGTGGAACTGGAAGCTACTTTTCTTGATTCAACTCGCAGTATTAGCCTGCAATCACCAGCGCTGGATGCCCATGGTCAGATGCGCTTAACAAGTCGCACGCTTAACGTGAAGATTCCCAAGGGCATCAAAGAGGGACAGCAGATTCGGCTTGCGGGGCAGGGGGCACCCGGCATGGGGCAGGGTGTGAAGGGTGATCTCTATCTGGAGATTCATTTCAAACCTCATCCGATCTATCGTGCGGAGGGATCTGATCTGCATATGCAACTCCCCGTGGCCCCCTGGGAGGCGGCATTAGGCGCAACGATAAAAGCGCCAACACCCGAGGGTAAAGTGGATCTTAAAATCCCAGCCGGTTCAAACAGCGGCAACAAGCTTCGTCTTAAAGGGCGAGGCATACCAGGCAATCCCGCGGGTGATATCTATGTGACCTTGAGTGTGGTGGCCCCCCCTGCCAATAGTGAACAGGCCAAGGCACTGTATAGAGAGATGGCAAAAAAACTCTCCTTCAACCCACGCGTTGAGATGGGGGTATAG
- a CDS encoding helix-turn-helix transcriptional regulator, which translates to MTEQLTTYSALLGQIVGSLRQRQRLEQLHMADALGLSQASYSRLEGGKALWSIDQLMVVARVLEVSVTDIIQILEQRAADLHEAADVEVIAAGRANSRGGEANKSNTGAIVAGAALGALLTTLIMKK; encoded by the coding sequence ATGACTGAACAATTAACCACCTATTCGGCCCTGCTGGGTCAGATTGTCGGCTCATTACGGCAACGCCAGAGACTCGAACAGTTACACATGGCCGATGCCCTGGGTCTGTCGCAGGCCTCCTATTCACGACTGGAAGGGGGCAAGGCGCTGTGGTCAATTGACCAGCTTATGGTAGTAGCCCGGGTGCTAGAGGTTTCCGTAACAGACATCATCCAGATACTTGAGCAACGGGCCGCCGACCTGCACGAGGCGGCAGATGTCGAGGTTATTGCTGCGGGCCGCGCCAACAGCCGTGGGGGTGAAGCGAATAAGAGCAACACCGGGGCGATAGTCGCCGGTGCGGCGCTGGGGGCACTGCTAACCACGCTGATAATGAAAAAGTAG
- a CDS encoding chaperone modulator CbpM, with translation MSKQTILTGIIVEESTEFTLGELSRACGKPAEWILALVEEGVIEPVGGDQTHWYFPGHCLRRVHIIQRLESDLGLNLAGAALALELLEEVETLRNRIAVLER, from the coding sequence ATGAGCAAGCAAACTATACTAACCGGCATTATTGTTGAAGAGAGCACCGAGTTTACCTTGGGCGAACTCAGCCGTGCCTGCGGTAAGCCCGCCGAGTGGATACTGGCTTTGGTGGAAGAGGGCGTGATTGAGCCGGTGGGAGGGGATCAAACCCATTGGTATTTCCCTGGACACTGCCTGCGCCGTGTGCACATTATCCAGCGGCTGGAGTCAGACCTCGGGCTCAATTTGGCCGGTGCGGCGTTGGCACTGGAGTTATTGGAGGAGGTGGAGACCCTTCGAAATCGAATTGCGGTACTGGAGAGATAA
- a CDS encoding alanine/ornithine racemase family PLP-dependent enzyme, whose protein sequence is MSAPRLEIDLGKIEHNARTLVDRLGSRGISVTGVTKATLGSPEVVGALLQAGVLGLGDSRIENVEAMRHAHVSASMTLIRSPMLSQVDRVVAHADVSLNTELDVISRLSSAAQKVKRTHGVVLMVELGDLREGIMPGDLEKAVRETLRFPNIVLKGIGTNLACRSGVSPDAKNMAELSALADSIEATFDTTLSIVSGGNSGNLQWALSGADTGRINNLRLGEAILLGCEPLHRQPIDGLHTDAITLIAEVIESKVKPSQPWGEMAQNAFGEKPSLTNQGNISQTILAVGHQDVDPSGLQPPSGIEILGASSDHLITGTGSYNLSVGDEISFQLNYSALVGAMTSPFIAKLMKTQSSRIIH, encoded by the coding sequence ATGAGTGCACCGCGATTGGAGATCGACCTCGGAAAAATCGAGCATAATGCCCGTACCTTGGTTGATCGGCTAGGCAGTCGTGGCATCTCGGTCACAGGGGTTACGAAGGCGACTCTCGGCTCCCCCGAGGTCGTCGGGGCGTTACTTCAAGCTGGGGTTCTTGGGCTTGGCGACTCCCGTATCGAGAACGTTGAAGCGATGCGCCATGCTCATGTATCGGCGTCAATGACGCTTATCCGTTCACCGATGCTCAGTCAGGTGGACCGAGTTGTGGCGCATGCCGATGTGAGTTTAAACACCGAACTCGATGTCATTAGCAGGCTCTCATCCGCTGCACAGAAGGTGAAGCGGACGCACGGAGTCGTGCTCATGGTCGAGCTTGGCGACCTACGTGAAGGCATCATGCCGGGCGACCTGGAGAAGGCCGTACGTGAGACGCTCCGCTTCCCGAACATCGTGCTCAAAGGCATCGGCACCAACCTTGCCTGCCGCAGTGGTGTGTCACCCGATGCAAAAAACATGGCCGAGCTGTCTGCGCTGGCCGATTCGATCGAAGCAACCTTTGACACCACGCTCAGTATCGTCTCTGGAGGTAACTCGGGGAACCTTCAATGGGCACTAAGCGGTGCAGATACGGGACGTATTAACAACCTCCGCTTGGGGGAAGCGATCCTGTTAGGGTGTGAGCCTCTACACCGCCAACCTATCGATGGTCTGCATACCGATGCCATCACCCTCATCGCTGAAGTGATAGAGTCGAAGGTCAAGCCATCACAGCCATGGGGCGAAATGGCGCAGAATGCTTTTGGCGAGAAACCATCCCTCACAAATCAGGGCAATATCTCACAGACAATTCTGGCCGTTGGGCACCAGGATGTTGACCCTAGCGGTCTCCAGCCACCTTCCGGAATCGAGATCCTCGGAGCCAGCAGTGACCATCTCATTACCGGTACCGGTAGCTACAACCTGTCGGTCGGTGACGAAATCAGTTTCCAGCTAAACTACAGCGCACTGGTTGGTGCCATGACCTCACCCTTCATCGCTAAACTCATGAAAACTCAGAGCAGTCGCATCATCCACTGA
- a CDS encoding ATP-binding protein encodes MSKIGQKERAMRESQNVEWKASWRDEYMKWICGFANGSGGVLVIGRNDAGEAVGVTDARQLLETLPNKVRDLLGIIVDVNLLHEAGRQLLEIVVEPYPYPISYKGQYHYRSGSTKQELKGAALDRFLLKKQGRHWDGVPVPQVGAADLDTAALAWFRRQAQRSQRLSAEILDETDAVLLDKLHLVEGGYLKRAALLLFHADPERFAVGAWLKVGFFDNNVDLRYQDEVHGSLLLQVNRTVEILKAKYLKAWISYEGLQRIETWPVPEAALREALLNAVVHKDYASGVPIQISVYADKLMIWNPGILPPDWDVAKLLAKHASQPFNPDVANAFFRAGMIESWGRGIERIMDACAAAAVPAPLLQYEHSGLWITFPFAVEQSGQTTEPETPGITTPKTLPKTPPKTPPKTPDRIMMALRQDGTLSIPSIASQIGKSESAVKRAIRKLRQEGKLEHIGPAKGGHWKVLEDKE; translated from the coding sequence ATGAGCAAGATCGGGCAAAAGGAGCGTGCCATGCGTGAGTCGCAGAACGTGGAGTGGAAGGCGTCGTGGCGGGATGAGTACATGAAATGGATCTGCGGCTTCGCCAATGGGTCCGGCGGCGTGCTGGTCATCGGGCGCAACGATGCCGGTGAGGCGGTAGGTGTTACCGATGCGCGGCAGCTGCTGGAGACCCTTCCCAACAAGGTGCGCGATCTGCTGGGAATTATTGTCGATGTGAATCTGTTGCATGAGGCCGGCAGGCAACTGCTGGAGATCGTGGTCGAGCCCTACCCCTATCCGATCAGCTACAAGGGGCAGTATCACTACCGCAGCGGCAGCACCAAACAGGAGCTGAAGGGGGCGGCGCTGGATCGTTTTTTGTTGAAAAAGCAGGGGCGTCACTGGGATGGTGTGCCGGTGCCACAGGTAGGCGCTGCCGATCTCGACACCGCCGCCCTGGCCTGGTTTCGCAGGCAGGCGCAGAGGAGCCAGCGTCTCTCCGCTGAGATCCTGGATGAGACGGATGCGGTGTTGCTGGATAAATTGCACCTGGTCGAGGGCGGCTATCTCAAACGCGCTGCGCTGTTGCTGTTCCACGCCGACCCGGAGCGATTCGCCGTCGGTGCCTGGTTAAAGGTTGGGTTTTTCGACAATAATGTGGATCTGCGTTATCAGGATGAGGTTCACGGCAGCCTGTTGCTACAGGTGAACCGGACCGTCGAGATCCTCAAGGCCAAATACCTCAAGGCGTGGATCTCCTACGAAGGCCTGCAGCGGATTGAGACCTGGCCGGTGCCGGAAGCGGCATTGCGCGAGGCGCTCCTCAATGCCGTGGTACATAAGGACTATGCCAGCGGCGTACCGATACAGATCAGCGTCTATGCCGACAAGCTGATGATCTGGAATCCGGGTATTTTGCCGCCCGACTGGGATGTGGCGAAGTTGTTGGCCAAGCACGCCTCACAGCCGTTCAATCCCGACGTGGCCAATGCCTTCTTTCGCGCGGGTATGATCGAGTCCTGGGGTCGTGGTATCGAGCGCATCATGGACGCCTGCGCGGCGGCGGCCGTCCCTGCACCGCTGTTGCAGTACGAACATAGCGGTTTGTGGATTACCTTCCCTTTCGCGGTGGAGCAGTCCGGGCAAACGACAGAACCCGAAACGCCGGGGATAACTACCCCGAAAACGCTCCCGAAAACGCCCCCGAAAACGCCCCCGAAAACGCCGGACAGAATTATGATGGCTTTACGGCAAGACGGCACTCTTTCCATTCCGTCGATAGCCAGCCAGATCGGCAAATCCGAAAGCGCGGTCAAGCGAGCCATAAGGAAATTACGTCAAGAGGGCAAGCTGGAACACATCGGCCCGGCCAAGGGCGGTCACTGGAAGGTATTGGAGGATAAGGAATGA